CAGAGAATTGACAATTGAGAATGATAGTTTGTTACTTATCTCAATTCATAGAGGATTGCCTGATTTGCTTTGGGAATCTTTTGAGTCGGTGGACTTCACACATACTCtagatccggctcctctccaaggagctcagtaggagtgcccagggggcatccaagggttgggctgtgccacaccCATCTCGGcgcacgcctagggatgtgtacAGCATAGCCCAACGACTAGATGCCCCCTGggtgtgctgggctccctggagaggagctcaatccctcATACTCTATGTGAAGTTAATTTTGTCGTAGACTGCCTTGTTTCAAATGGTACTGATGCCCAACAAGACGTTtgctttctttcctctcctccgGACTTTATTTGTaatgttttatattttgataGTTGTTTAACTATTTTTCCTCATGGCTTTCATTAATAAAGtagtttacccaaaaaaaaaagagggggaggggggaatttATATAAAAGCTCCACTGggcaaaattttaaatacaatctTCAAAAGACCCTCTGGGAAAGAGTTCTTCCAAAGACCCATAAGTAGCTAAAGCTTCCAGTAAATGCCCAACCAGTGCAAAATGCCCGCAACTGTACCCCAGAATAGGATCTCTGCAAATACAACATAGAGGAGAATGCCTACCCTTCTTGAGTGCCACACTTTTATGAAGATGTGCTTTTGAATCCAGTAAACCTGTCCATTGCATTAGTGACTCACACCATCAATATAGACCCAGTGGTCAACAAAACAATACATTTGAAGAATAAATAGATGGAATAATCACTGGTTTGCAATTTGAGCGGGATGATAACCATCCAGTTGATGAGAATCAATTAAGGCACCTTCTAGCCTCTCTTTATTGCTTAAAGTTTTTCAATCAAATAGTATGACTATTAACTACCATCTACTTAGATCCCTAATTTTAACTGCCTAAGAGAATGCCATTGACACGTGCAGATTGGACCATTCAGGTAAATGACAATGACAATGACAATGACAATTAAACATGTGTTACAGAGCCTTTAGCATTTATGTTAACCCATCCCAACATGAGAAGGGATAAAACATACCAGTGTATTATGCGGGTCATCATAATACCATCCATTAATGAATCCTGCAAAGATTCCTTCGGCTGCCATCACATAAACAAACATAGCATTCATGCCAATCCATTCCAATGGCAAAAAAAGATACCGCAACCCCCAAATGTCAACCTGCAAAGTTATGCAAAAAGTTATAGATGATGGACCAAGATTGATAAAGAAGTAGTTCAAAGTTTCATTTTCAGCTCAATGATGTGTGAtcctatttctacatatattGCATCAGAAAACAGGAACAGAAACCCATCATTTAAAGGTCCAAATGTTATGTGGAGGACTATAACCAATTTCTGTGCCTCTTTCACAGAAACATTTTCATCATAACAAACATGTTGTCTAATAAGATGTTCCCCTTCAGAATTTTACACAAAATTACCCTTCACAATGCCACAACAAAATGGGACCCCTGCCTCCACCGGTGTAGCTCACACCGTATGTTGGGATCCTAGCTGTCAAAAGGCCAGCTTCCCACAACAAACTATTTCTGTTGTTAATGATGATATGGCATGAATGGCATACCAGAACATAAAAGACTGAGAACACCAATGCAGCTGCACCGGCTGTCAGACAAACATAACTGAAGCTGTACAATTGTTTATTTAACGGAATTGCTGCAATGGAATAAAAAACCCATTAGCAGATACAAATACCAGAATCTAACACCTGTTGTTTCACAATAAACTACAGCCCATCTTACCATTTGTGTAGTGAAGAACAAATCCTAAAACGAGAAGAGCAAGGCCCATGGAAACCCAGTGCTTTAGCCTATTTGAGTGAGACTGAATAAGCAAATAAATCATAAAGTGAGACTACAAAACCTATTTGAGTACAGCATCATGTTGAATTATGGAACTGACCTTTAAGTGTACAAGCACATGTCCTAAATGCACTCCAATGATTGTTGTGAGAATAGATGAGATTGAGCTAAAAGTGGccaaataacaaaaattaattaGTTCAGAAATACTGAAATAAATTTTCATATATTGGTGTCCATTTATAGAATAATATACAAGGCATGAAAATTTCCACAATTGGGTGTGTTCTGTTCTGCATTTTTTGAGCATACTCTTGTTAGACTTTCTTGTTAGACTTTCATGATTCATGAAATCCATATTGAAAACAGTCATATTAATCACTCCATTGACGTATTACAACAATTAATAAAAGTATCAATAATTTCACAattgcattaaaaaaagggGCTGTGACCCCTTGCAAGCTTTAGTTTCACAAGGTCCCAAGAGGGGAGGATTGGAAACAGTCCTAAGCTTTGGCAATTTTTGCACAAAGCAGCAGCTCAATGGCATAGTAAAGGCAAGACTACGAAGCCAAAGAGATACATTTCCAGCTTAGTACACAGCAGACCTTAGGACTCCTTCTGGTTCAAATGGTGCGTAACACCATGATGGAGCATCTTTTCGAAAAGGGCCCTCGTAAGGGGAATTCTCAGTACAAACCTGCACCagttccaaaaagaaaaaaaggtacAATATCTATTATATTGGTTGGATGATCTCAGATATCAAATACCAATGTTAGTTTtcataaccccccccccccaccaaaaaaaggGTCACTTTTCATAACAAAGCACATACTGTAGATCTCCTCCAAGCTGGATGTCCATACATGTGATTGATTCCTAGCACTTCTCTGTCCACATATCCAACAGCATTACATGGGGGATCCAATTTTCCTCTGGCATTGCAAGCTACCTAAAATTGAGAATGATGCAAGGATAAATGAATTTATCTATCTAAAAGTTCGAATGATTCCAGGATGAATGAATTTATAAAAACGTATTGAATGTGTGTGAGTTTCCAACTAACATTGAATATGAATGGGTTCCATTTAGAAATAGCTAGTGACTTGTGAGTCAGTCACCAAATGCACCTATGTTTGGTAAGCAACTTTATAGCCATGAAACGGAACTACAAATAATGCACaaaaatattgtattttatccatGGAATAAAGTGTATTATATAGCAATAATGAACTGCAATCATGCTCCATACAAATGGGTCACTTGATATTGAGAACAAATGCTTGGAATTAGTTCAGTTCTATGATAAATTAGTTGAACATTATCAGCGTCATCGGAATTGCATGCTTCCATCTTGCAGATCCAATTATCATTTATAAGAGTTGAAAACTCCACCTAAATTTGTTTCAACTCCAAATTGAATTTCGCAGAATAATTTTGGTGGTTGGAAATATAACTTCCAATTGGAGATTATCTTAATTATTAAGCACCAACATCATGGAATTTGGATTAGCAAGATCCAAAGTCAGCCTTAATGGATGGGAATAAAATGTACACAAGGCAACTAGCTTTTATGACTTAATACCTCACAAGTAGcgttaaaaattaaaagaatatataaacaataaaatgagaaaaacaAAACATCATGTCAACGGTTAACTTGTTCAAGCTACGAtacaacattaaaaaaaaaaaaggttccaGTTTGTATATCTTTTCTTGTCTTTCCCAGTAACTTTGTATTCACTAACACCCAATTCAGGTTTGATAGTGCTTCTGGGGGTTAACTTTACTGGCAATTGTCCAAATTCATACTTCTGAATTGTCTTCTGTAAGAACACCACCCACCTCCCCAACTCCAAAAGGGTGGAGGGAGGATGTAGAATCAAATCATACTGTTGTTGGCTTGATGATAACATGTAATCCAAACTGAAGTATTAGTCAAAGTACAGCTTTTGCCACTGCCATTGTTCTATAAACTGCAACAGAACTAAATCTCCAGAACAAAGGTGAAATGTTCAACCAAACACCATTAAATGCTCAATTTCATTGCTCAACAATTTTACAAGATGAAATGTTCTCACAAGTTCCAATAGCACACATCCTGCAAAAGGTGTTTGAATTGTAGAACAGAAGCAACATTTTTAGAAGATGCCCAATAACAGAGAATTGAGTTTTCAAAGAGTACTGCTATGCAGGTCAATAACACAATACAAGAAAGGGACATTAGAGTTGGGTCACCTTATGCTACTCATGGGATCCATGGGACTCAATATGTGTTACAGGGGTCTTCTTCATTGGAGAGAGACAATCCTTGGTTTCGTTATGATTTCTTCGCTACATTCTATTACGTGACAAGGTTCTGAAGGGCTCTTGGATTTCATATTTTCagtgtattttattttcttctctttacataaatatattttcttttacaGCCTGCCTCCACAATTTCGTACAGCTGTACTGCTGAACCAGTGGCTTATACATcaacatccatccatccatccctATCTCTATGTATATATAGTATAACATGCAAAAGGACTTACAGTGAAAACCTTCCCATAGTTAGGACTATCTCTATTATGGATAGTGAAGTGCCAATCAGGGACGTATATCCCATATATTACTCCCAAATAAACAACAATGACACATCCACCAAGCAGCCTgcaaattgaaaaataaaagaacggAACCACACTTTTAATAATTGCTTCCACCAATATAAATAGATCAACATTGACCAATGTATCAAATTATATGCTTCAAATTCAAAGAGGTTACCATTGCCAACAGTATAGCTTGAATAAAGAGCACCACCCAGCTGACAGATCCTTGGTTTGTGAGCTCTTTGTTGAGATCTCAAGAAGTGCAACTACCAGATATGCAAGAGCAATTCTCTAGACATAATCATTGTTATTcaatgttatttttattaccaTATACGTGCAGTTAATTCATATCAGAACGAAATAAAAAATCACCCAACCACCTGAAGGATTCCACACCACCTTATTCTTTTCATATCAACTCCATAAGTTAGTTCATCCGGAGCATGCGAATACCCACCTTCATTACATGAGAAACCCAGCATCAAGAAGTAGATGAAATTGCAAGTTAACATTTGTAAGGTATTGCAATCACAACAAActcatggttcaaaatttcaaccGAAATGTTGAAAATATGTCGGTTCCGACAAGGGTCTAAATGAATTGATATTGAAATTTACATTCGAAATTTACTGAAATTTCATGGAATTCGGTAGGGGGTCGAAATCCCActgaaatccaaaatttttaaTCTTGAATGAACTATGACAATGCTATCTATTAAGGGTAATGTGATAAAAAAAAGACTGCAGGCACTTCTATTCAGCTGATCAATTGCATGTGCTTTTCAGAATGCATGTCTCCAAATATTAGACCACATTTAAATGTATAATCAATACAATTCTACCACTCTTGTAATGAACTCTGCAATTTTCTGGgattttctcccttttttttctcataaGAAAAGAATCCTTAAAACCCAGAAGTATGATCCATAACCTGTATGTATAACTGGTCAGCAAAAGGATACAGAAAAGGATAGTATGTTGGGAACTGACACAACGTGTTGTGGGGTTCTCCCAGTGCATTAGCAACACCAAATATAGTAAGATAGAATCCATAAAAAAACGAGgactaaataaaaaattattcgTCTCGCATGAGGTAAACTAACATTGAATGCACACTTGCTTCAAAGATTATTTGGTTCCTTTCCTTTGATATCCAATGTAAGGAAAAAAAAGCTATAAATTCTGTAGTATTTGGTCACTGGTACCCAAACTCTCCTCCACTGTGTCAGAGTTGAGATAATTTCTTCATTGAATTGATCCTCAACAATAAGAGGATTTATACAAGAGTGTACAAGATGCCCTACATACATTGCCACCACTCTAAGTCTCTATGTACCGTGGATGTTTTAGAGTGGGATCATTCTGGAGCTTAGAATTTTCCTCACTTTGAGAATCATGGGCAATTATTcgtttcaatttatttttcaagTAATCCACACCTTATAACATACCTCTATCTCATATCACTAGGTAACTATAGTTTATTTCAAGTTAAACTAAAAACAGAACTAGTTTTAACAAAGTCTACTAGTAAACTAGTCATTGTCTCACTGAAATTAAGTTGAAACTCAAGAAGTTAAAGTTACAGAAGAGAggcagaaagaagaaaataaaatgggaaGACTTAATGTTTCATAGTCTCAAGAACCAGAGGAAGAAAGAGGTGTACTAtcttttgcttttatttatttaatatttttttcatgGAGTGCAAGGGGGGAGTTGGTGTCAAAATGAAggtttactctctctctctcttatctcaCAAGATGAGTTGGCTGCAGTTGGCTTTTCAAAACCGCCAAACCCAAACAGCAGCCTATGGGTGCTGAAAAAAACTAGAGGGAAAAAGGTTTTCTAAGTGGTTTAGTAACAGTCAGGCAAGAGAACCTTTGGGTAAgctacatgtcaaatttggttGCTGAACTCAACCATATCACCCACCATATATTGGACTCTTTCCCTTGTATTTACAGTCATAAAAGTGCAAAACAGTCTTCAATATTGACTTTCAACCATTTTTTAAGGCTGGTCTGCCATTGGGCAAAATCAATTTATCTAAACTTATCATATGTAGAGGGTGATACGGCGTCAACAACTAAGCTATCATGTGATAGATTCCCTACTCACATATGTAAGCTTCTCTAAGTGAGCTATTGAGTATTGATCCTCACCAATATAAACATGAAGCCAGACTATTGTTATTTGAGAAACAATTTGATTTGCCCTCTCTTTTATGATGTATACATTGTTGGGACCTTGGATAACTTCATGTACAAGTTGGACCTCTccacctaatagcttaagcttttAGGTTGGATACTTCCACATGTTATCAGAGCACCATGCCCATTACGTTAATTAAACATCTATGTACAATCACCCAAAAGAGGGGCCACACATGCCACATGTACTGCCATCAAAAGAGGGGCAGTATTgggaataatcccacatcgacTAACTCTGGGGACGTTGGATGACTAAGCCAGTTGGGCCTCCACCTAATGGCTTAAGCTTATGGGTTGTTTAACATGCATAAAATCTATTGAAATTTATTATTTGGTTTGTAACTATTACTTTGATATCTCATTGGTAgattttttcttccctctttttGTGAGGGATAAATTTCATAGAGAGATGGTTTTGGATGCATCTCACCCTTTTTAGTAGCATTTGGTTGGTTTTTTTATAGAGTTCTTCCCTGCCCTTGGCACCTTGTGTTTCTCATCCTTGCTCATGCACATATGCCTTCATTTGTCATGTAACTCTGGGATGATTATTTATCTGATCTCACAGAAAATCTTTGTTCATTTCAAGGATATGATTATAGAAACATAGGAGTGGAGTCATATTCAATATCAACAAACAATCGTTATGTTCAAAGTGAAGAAATTTTCGGTTCAGAGTCTTCAGACAACTAATTTAACACGTAGTTGGAGATAGACATGTGAATGAAGTCACTATATCAATATATACAGTTGATTTCTTCAGCATGAAAATAAGGATATCTCTTAAACGCAATTATTTAATTGACACATATACTGAAACCCAGTTGCCTTTTCAGATATATAGTTGATGCCATCTGTTTTTACATAATTGGGGGTTCAAATTGTTATGGAAAAGGTTACAAATCAAGACAAACTCAAGGTGAGTAAAGCCAACAAATTATATAGACAAGAAGGCTCCAGATAGACAGCGAAGTGTATATTAATTCACAAACAGAATGGCATAGAGCTCAGCTAGAACACTACATTGAGGGAGCATCCTGCCATAATCATGAGCCATGTAAATGTCAATCCGATGATATACATAGCGGTTGTTCAGGAGTGACTGTGCAATGACAGAAACAGAAAGTTGTTCCAAAATCAGCATCTTTACTTGCATTGTATGGTTTCCTAGTTTGATCTTTTCTTTACTGAGCATTGATGGACACAGATTcacctcttctcttctattgttCTGTTATCTTacctttttctttattattattattattatttttttttttttttgccgggggggggggaagcacaTGTAGATTGTTAGCGGTCAGTGAGCAAGGAGACGATTCAACCCGCAAGTTTTGGTATTATTatattctcttttttatttagtttgaCACAGAAAACGGTATGCCCATGTGtagataaaatttaaattaaaaaaaaaaagaacagaacaTGGAATAGCTTGGAATTTAAAAGGACGATCACCACCAACCTTGTAAGATGAGACCCCAAAAGATCAGTTTAATCGTCCTAATAATCACTTTTTTGACCGCCATGCCCCGACTTGGAATTCTCTATAAATGGAGAAACAAGAATAACATTAATCTATGGTGTTGGGAATTGCTTAACTTTTGACAGAGAAAGCACTTAGCTATCATAGATGCTCATCTAACTAGCCCTTTCATTTCATAAATTTCAAAGCCAACTATTACTTGTTAACCTGCATCTTACCcggttttttaaattttataaacCCTTATGTAATCAAACGAAGTGGCGACAGGCTAGAACAATCGCATTAAAATGTTAAACTGGAAAGTAGAGAGAGAGGTTAACCTTAAATGCAAGGGCAATTGCCATCCCAACGATGAATAGAAAAAATGGCATGACGAAATCAGCGAGGTTACACCCATTCCAAGGGGCATGCGTTATCATCGGCCATTCACCTCCCGCATCATCCACCAATATCATTACCTACAACAACATTTACATTTTTTGTTCATCACTTCACAGTTCACACAAGGCTTCAAGCTGTGAtgatagaaataaaagaagcaaCTTTGCATCCAACATGAAAATAAACAGTCCAACCCGATCCCTTTGGTAGTGGTTATCGAAAATGCAACCCTCACAAATCACAATTGCGAGTAACACAGGCCAATGAGCTATTTGCTCAGATTGACTGATCTGATCGATGATTTATTAGTAAACCCTGTGATCGGTTTTATAaaaattgcccccaaaaaaaatctgaaaacacCTATTAACAGTTTAACACACACCTGTAGctcgtcttcttcatcttcacacCAGTACTACTCTTCACCAAATGCCAATTCCTAACTCCACCTCCTTCTTCGTCTTCATGCTTCTGTGTTCGTCTGTAGTTCATCCTCTTCAACTTGACGACAATAGAAAACAGGCTCGAGCTATTAATATGTATTATGGAGAAGCTTAATGGGAGCACCTCTATGCACTCTCCTCCcgaacacatttcttttcccctGATTTTTTGCAGGGATTGGACATTTACAGAggcaaaggagaagaggaagggattGGACATTTACACAGCTGAGAGTGAAGAAGAAACACGGGGCCACCATAATAAATCAGagggggcaattactatcactgcTCTACACTTGGCCCATATTTACTAAAattaccctaccttaaactttgttttaatagggtaatttacacataccattCCTGAGGTTTGACggaaggataattttaccccctagttttggaaaattctacgtacccccctgaAGTTTgtaaatggtaacaaataagtccattccgtcagttcatgactaacggtgttaaaaacatggggtgaaatgacaaaattgcccttgcaaagaaaaacaaaaaaaaaaactctgcaactcagatgagttgcaggtatcatCTCAATCTATctttgaatagaaaaaaaacctgcaactctctTTCAACCTGCACCAACACAGCCATGGCTGATGCATTGAGAGCTCTCAATCATGCTTTTTCATGTTCACCAATCTCAACGTCTCTGTTTCTTAAACACtgcttgagtttttttttttttctagacaTGGGTGTTGAAAGTATCGATCTACTGTGAACGCTGCAAGAGAAAGGTGAAGAAGGTGCTTCAGGGTATCGACAGTACGAACGACGAAACCCTTTTTTCAATCTATAGTTTGTTTCGTATTGCAGTCCAATTTCAACTCAAAATTTCACTTTTTTAACTTTGTCCATCTGGGTTTTCTATATTCTCTCCTAAATTAAGCATAACTCGGATTTTTTTGCTGTTACACTGTGGTTATACTACTTTTTTAGGGGTTTATATAACGACGATCGATTCCCCTCAACAGAAAGTTATAGTGACCGGAAACGTCGACATTGAGACCCTTATTACCCTTGCTGGAAAAGTCTCTGCACAGTgacatttcaaaatttagatTCCACTCATGCTctttcatctttccttttttggttcCTAAAGAAATTGAAATCGTTATGAGAAGGaaaagtaggaagaagaaagcCTCAATTCTCAACCAcccaccaaagaaaaaagaggaatctcTATTCTCTGGGCAGGGTATAGATGTAATTGGATTCAGTAAGATAGTAAGACTTCTTTTAGATTTATGATAAAGAGTTGATAAGAATCCTAGAAAACCCACAGatatgaaatatatatatacatattttgcTCTCATCAAGTCACCGTTCACCGAATGAACCCATCTTTGTTGTCTTCAGACATAAATGCAGAGACCGCATAAACCAACCGCTTCTTCTGGAAACTCCCCACTATGATTCATGACGATGACGGTGACGGTGatatcttcttttctcttctcttctttcattgTTTGGATTGTTGCTTTTGATACAGGACCACAGaaattcccttcccttcccttgatCGAAAACAATTGCATCTCATCAGGTTTAAAACCCAGGAATCGGATCCGAATTGGAATCTGCCTTGAATCATTGGAAATATGctaaaaaccaagaaaaccctagttttgttaATCCAAATTAACACCGGAAGCTCATCGGAGATGTTCCATTAGAAACCATGGATGGAGCAATCGATGGGGATACctataactcatcttccccaaatcttccccaatcgatttggggaagatgagttgcaggttttttttttttttttttctcttgaaggggcatttttgttgctttaccttttgattttaacagtgttagtcataaactaacggaatgggtttatttgttattgtttgtaaacctcaggggggtacgtagaattttccaaaactgggggtaaaatgggtttatttgttattgtttgtaaacctcaggggggtacgtagaattttccaaaactgggggatAAAATCATCAttttgtcaaacctcaggggtggtatgtgtaaattaccctttctAATATTATCCTACTTTTAAACTCTTGCATCTCTGACTCTCTGTCTAccttcatgtttttaaatacccagattccCCTTcattttcacctagtaacctattagtctatttaacctaccattcttcttctattttttattatctttatcattaaaatagtaaaaaatgaaagcatccacccgcttcttctctctcccattttttacttcatttggttttgttttttttttttttgttatttcttcaatttttttatttaattaattttttattcaacatttcatcttCATCGTTCTTGTttgaacagatcatggttctaagtattggtatcatatcggGCGATACGTATTGGTTTGAAGAGAGTTGATctattccatggttttagtgcacggtattggaacTGGTATCAgtaacctgcaaaaccgatacgatatcggCCTGGATTGGATAAAATTACCCctaaatctccttaaaaaatgagtttacTGACTAATTTACCCATTGTCTGTAACatgataccgatacggtatcaacACGGTATTGGTATAGGTGACTAGCAAAATTGATACACCGattcttagaaccatgatctgcttgaagaagaacgatgaggatgaaatgttgaataaaaaattaattaaatagaaaaactgaagaaataacaaaaaaaaaccgaatgaaataaaaaatgggagagagaagaagcgggtggatgcttt
The sequence above is a segment of the Telopea speciosissima isolate NSW1024214 ecotype Mountain lineage chromosome 7, Tspe_v1, whole genome shotgun sequence genome. Coding sequences within it:
- the LOC122669715 gene encoding heparan-alpha-glucosaminide N-acetyltransferase-like isoform X1, translated to MAEMNEETNRQHRLNVVEETEIHSEKPTPKEKTKRVASVDIFRGLTVAVMILVDDAGGEWPMITHAPWNGCNLADFVMPFFLFIVGMAIALAFKRIPSRGMAVKKVIIRTIKLIFWGLILQGGYSHAPDELTYGVDMKRIRWCGILQRIALAYLVVALLEISTKSSQTKDLSAGWCSLFKLYCWQWLLGGCVIVVYLGVIYGIYVPDWHFTIHNRDSPNYGKVFTVACNARGKLDPPCNAVGYVDREVLGINHMYGHPAWRRSTVCTENSPYEGPFRKDAPSWCYAPFEPEGVLSSISSILTTIIGVHLGHVLVHLKSHSNRLKHWVSMGLALLVLGFVLHYTNAIPLNKQLYSFSYVCLTAGAAALVFSVFYVLVDIWGLRYLFLPLEWIGMNAMFVYVMAAEGIFAGFINGWYYDDPHNTLVYWIQKHIFIKVWHSRRVGILLYVVFAEILFWGTVAGILHWLGIYWKL
- the LOC122669715 gene encoding heparan-alpha-glucosaminide N-acetyltransferase-like isoform X2: MILVDDAGGEWPMITHAPWNGCNLADFVMPFFLFIVGMAIALAFKRIPSRGMAVKKVIIRTIKLIFWGLILQGGYSHAPDELTYGVDMKRIRWCGILQRIALAYLVVALLEISTKSSQTKDLSAGWCSLFKLYCWQWLLGGCVIVVYLGVIYGIYVPDWHFTIHNRDSPNYGKVFTVACNARGKLDPPCNAVGYVDREVLGINHMYGHPAWRRSTVCTENSPYEGPFRKDAPSWCYAPFEPEGVLSSISSILTTIIGVHLGHVLVHLKSHSNRLKHWVSMGLALLVLGFVLHYTNAIPLNKQLYSFSYVCLTAGAAALVFSVFYVLVDIWGLRYLFLPLEWIGMNAMFVYVMAAEGIFAGFINGWYYDDPHNTLVYWIQKHIFIKVWHSRRVGILLYVVFAEILFWGTVAGILHWLGIYWKL